One Halalkalicoccus tibetensis genomic region harbors:
- a CDS encoding enolase C-terminal domain-like protein, with protein MAPRITRIQSTEFSYPIEDVGTDTHGFNLTYEPGATTERKLFALRIETDTGIAGEYVGGNSPAFAQINTVANYLIGKNPLHRERHWSELKRALRKYDRMGIGPLDVALWDFAGKYHDAPIHELLGTYRERLPTYASTYHADDSGGLNSPEAYADFAEECRDRGFPGFKIHGWGGGEEARQIDREIATVHAVGDRVGDEMDLMLDPACEYETFGDALKVGKACDEQEFFWYEDPYRDGGISQHAHRKLGEHLATPILQTEHVRGLEPFTDFAASGATDFVRADPEYDGGITGAMKRARVAEGFGLDVEFHAPGPAQRHCIAATRNANYYELALVHPKCQNTQPPVYEGDYTDQLDAIDDAGTVPVPDGPGLGVEYDWEYIESRALGGREYE; from the coding sequence ATGGCACCCCGGATCACGCGGATCCAGTCGACGGAGTTCTCCTATCCGATCGAGGACGTCGGCACCGACACCCACGGCTTCAACCTGACCTACGAGCCCGGCGCGACCACCGAGCGCAAGCTGTTCGCCCTCCGGATCGAGACCGATACGGGGATCGCCGGCGAGTACGTCGGCGGCAACTCCCCCGCCTTCGCCCAGATCAACACCGTCGCGAACTACCTGATCGGCAAGAACCCCCTGCACAGGGAGCGCCACTGGAGCGAGCTCAAGCGCGCGCTCAGGAAGTACGACCGCATGGGGATCGGCCCGCTCGACGTCGCGCTGTGGGACTTCGCGGGCAAGTACCACGACGCGCCGATTCACGAGCTGCTCGGCACCTACCGCGAGCGTCTGCCCACGTACGCCTCGACGTATCACGCCGACGACAGCGGCGGGCTCAACTCGCCGGAGGCCTACGCCGACTTCGCCGAGGAGTGTCGCGACCGGGGCTTTCCGGGGTTCAAGATCCACGGCTGGGGCGGGGGCGAGGAGGCCCGCCAGATAGACAGGGAGATCGCCACCGTCCACGCCGTCGGCGACCGCGTCGGCGACGAGATGGACCTGATGCTGGATCCGGCCTGCGAGTACGAGACGTTCGGCGACGCGCTGAAGGTCGGCAAGGCCTGTGACGAACAGGAGTTCTTCTGGTACGAGGACCCCTACCGCGACGGCGGGATCAGCCAGCACGCCCACCGCAAGCTGGGCGAGCACCTCGCGACCCCCATCCTGCAGACCGAGCACGTCCGGGGGCTCGAGCCGTTCACCGACTTCGCCGCCAGCGGGGCGACCGACTTCGTGCGCGCGGACCCCGAGTACGACGGCGGGATCACCGGCGCGATGAAGCGCGCGAGGGTCGCCGAGGGGTTCGGCCTCGACGTGGAGTTCCACGCGCCCGGGCCAGCCCAGCGCCACTGCATCGCGGCGACGCGCAACGCGAACTACTACGAGCTCGCGCTGGTCCACCCCAAGTGTCAGAACACCCAGCCGCCGGTCTACGAGGGCGACTACACCGACCAGCTCGACGCGATCGACGACGCGGGGACGGTCCCCGTCCCGGACGGCCCCGGGCTGGGGGTCGAGTACGACTGGGAGTACATCGAGTCGCGGGCACTCGGTGGACGGGAGTACGAGTGA
- the serB gene encoding phosphoserine phosphatase SerB, giving the protein MTLVAFDFDGTLSDSEMTVLLGERLGVASEMAEITERAMNDEIGYAESLRERAGLLEGLARKEAEAAYDEVRLRPGAADLIEALNAAGVHTAVLTGGFERGVERALEREGVTVDSIVANRLPMEDGELTGEVEGPLIEGTKDDALRRLASAQGVDPEDTVAVGDGANDLPMLRVAGLAVGFDPKPAVEPHCDELVAEMAALRRSFENRGVL; this is encoded by the coding sequence ATGACACTGGTGGCGTTCGACTTCGACGGGACGCTCTCGGACTCGGAGATGACCGTGCTGCTGGGCGAGCGGCTGGGCGTCGCGAGCGAGATGGCCGAGATCACCGAACGGGCGATGAACGACGAGATCGGCTACGCCGAGAGCCTCCGCGAGCGTGCCGGGTTGTTGGAAGGGCTCGCCCGGAAGGAGGCCGAGGCGGCCTACGACGAGGTCCGGCTCCGCCCGGGCGCGGCCGACCTCATCGAGGCGCTCAACGCGGCGGGCGTCCACACCGCGGTGCTCACCGGCGGGTTCGAGCGCGGCGTCGAACGCGCGCTCGAGCGCGAGGGGGTCACGGTGGACTCGATCGTCGCCAATCGCCTGCCGATGGAAGACGGGGAACTCACCGGCGAGGTCGAGGGCCCGCTGATCGAGGGAACGAAGGACGACGCCCTGCGTCGGCTGGCGAGCGCACAGGGTGTCGACCCCGAGGACACCGTCGCGGTCGGCGACGGCGCCAACGACCTGCCGATGCTGCGGGTCGCGGGGCTCGCGGTCGGGTTCGACCCGAAGCCCGCGGTCGAACCGCACTGCGATGAACTGGTCGCCGAGATGGCGGCGCTTCGCCGGTCGTTCGAAAACCGAGGCGTTCTCTGA
- a CDS encoding O-acetylhomoserine aminocarboxypropyltransferase/cysteine synthase family protein, which produces MNRWGPTTRSVHAGGHADPATGARAPPIYQTTSYAFESADHAAELYALSAEGDIYSRMSNPTTRELEERLASLEGGTGAVATSSGMAALDAATFLLAAPGDTVVSSSAIYGGTTAYLNHVAGRRGIDARFVDPLDYDGYEEAIDDDTAYVHCETIGNPSLVTPDIERVGEIAHANDVPLFVDNTFATPALCRPLERGADLVWESTTKWLHGAGTTVGGALIDGGSFDWEAGDYEELSGENPAYDGIDFSRDFPEAPFAAAARFRSLRALGAQQAPFDAWQTLQGLESFPLRMERHCENARIVADYLADHEDVAWVTYPGLEDHETHENAREYLEGGFGGMIAFGLENGYAGGKRVCEAVDLISFVANIGDAKSLIIHPASTTHGQLTPEERAASGVTEDLVRLSVGIEDPEDILADLEGAIEAAVAP; this is translated from the coding sequence ATGAATCGATGGGGCCCCACGACGCGGAGCGTCCACGCCGGCGGGCACGCGGACCCGGCGACCGGCGCGCGCGCACCGCCCATATATCAGACCACCTCCTACGCGTTCGAGAGCGCCGACCACGCCGCGGAGCTCTACGCCCTCTCCGCGGAGGGCGACATCTACTCGCGGATGAGCAACCCGACGACCCGGGAGCTGGAGGAGCGCCTCGCCTCGCTGGAGGGCGGGACGGGTGCGGTCGCCACTTCTTCGGGAATGGCCGCCCTCGACGCCGCGACCTTCCTGCTTGCCGCGCCGGGCGACACGGTCGTCTCCTCCTCCGCGATCTACGGCGGCACGACGGCCTACCTCAACCACGTCGCCGGCCGCCGCGGGATCGACGCGCGGTTCGTCGATCCCCTCGACTACGACGGGTACGAGGAAGCGATCGACGACGACACCGCCTACGTCCACTGCGAGACCATCGGCAACCCGTCGCTGGTGACGCCGGACATCGAGCGGGTGGGGGAGATCGCTCACGCGAACGACGTTCCGCTGTTCGTCGACAACACCTTCGCCACCCCGGCGCTGTGTCGCCCCCTCGAACGTGGCGCGGACCTGGTCTGGGAGTCGACCACGAAGTGGCTCCACGGGGCGGGCACCACCGTCGGGGGCGCGCTGATCGACGGCGGCAGCTTCGACTGGGAGGCGGGCGACTACGAGGAGCTCTCGGGGGAGAACCCCGCCTACGACGGGATCGACTTCAGCCGGGACTTCCCCGAGGCCCCCTTCGCCGCCGCCGCGCGCTTCCGCTCGCTGCGGGCGCTCGGCGCCCAGCAGGCGCCCTTCGACGCCTGGCAGACCCTCCAGGGCCTGGAGTCGTTCCCCCTCCGGATGGAACGCCACTGCGAGAACGCACGGATCGTCGCCGACTACCTCGCGGACCACGAGGACGTCGCCTGGGTCACCTACCCGGGACTCGAGGACCACGAGACCCACGAGAACGCCCGCGAGTACCTGGAGGGAGGCTTCGGCGGAATGATCGCCTTCGGTCTGGAGAACGGTTATGCAGGGGGTAAACGCGTCTGTGAGGCGGTCGATCTGATCAGCTTCGTCGCCAACATCGGCGATGCCAAGTCGCTGATCATCCATCCCGCCTCGACCACCCACGGCCAGCTCACGCCCGAGGAGCGCGCCGCGAGCGGCGTCACCGAGGACCTCGTGCGCCTCTCGGTCGGAATCGAGGACCCCGAAGATATCCTCGCCGATCTCGAGGGAGCGATCGAGGCGGCGGTCGCACCATGA
- a CDS encoding class I SAM-dependent methyltransferase: MADAFGRMVEDFHHERLVERPVYRRDEGQVSEAHLEGYFADYGEWSDLEKRMVEAAAGSVLDLGCGAGRTALWAQDRGHEVLGVDRSPGAIRVARERGVERAVVGDLTEPPLDGEFGTLLVVGKQLGLGRSRATLENTLSELARLAAPGGKLVADLNDPTHPDARAESEYPADHGLGDGLASRRFRVEYGGLAGPWTDLLMASPAAFEGVVAGAPWVLDEILDEGGSAYGVVLVRRG; the protein is encoded by the coding sequence ATGGCCGACGCCTTCGGACGCATGGTCGAGGACTTCCATCACGAGCGGCTGGTCGAGCGGCCGGTCTACCGTCGGGACGAGGGACAGGTCAGCGAGGCGCATCTCGAGGGGTATTTCGCGGACTACGGCGAGTGGAGCGATCTGGAGAAGCGGATGGTCGAAGCGGCGGCGGGGTCGGTCCTCGACCTGGGTTGTGGCGCCGGCCGGACCGCACTGTGGGCCCAGGATCGGGGCCACGAGGTCCTCGGGGTCGACCGCAGCCCCGGCGCGATCCGGGTCGCCCGCGAGCGGGGCGTCGAACGGGCGGTAGTCGGGGATCTGACCGAGCCGCCCCTCGACGGCGAGTTCGGAACCCTGCTCGTCGTCGGCAAGCAGCTCGGGCTCGGGCGCTCGCGGGCGACCCTCGAAAACACCCTTTCGGAGCTCGCCCGCCTCGCGGCGCCGGGCGGGAAGCTGGTCGCCGACCTGAACGACCCGACCCACCCCGACGCGCGGGCCGAGTCGGAGTATCCGGCGGATCACGGCCTCGGGGACGGCCTGGCCTCCCGACGGTTTCGCGTCGAGTACGGCGGGCTCGCGGGCCCGTGGACCGACCTGCTGATGGCGAGTCCCGCGGCGTTCGAGGGGGTCGTCGCGGGGGCGCCCTGGGTGCTCGACGAGATCCTCGACGAGGGCGGCTCGGCGTACGGCGTCGTGCTCGTCCGGCGGGGATAG
- the metX gene encoding homoserine O-acetyltransferase MetX, whose amino-acid sequence MSANREIASLGEFRFECGESIPELDVAYETYGEFDGDNCVLVCHALTGSAHVAGSFREGSSDQASAWWEDIVGPGKAIDTAEYYVVCANVPGSCYGSSGPASENPETGEPYGPDFPPVTVGDWTRAQRALLDHLGVGRLHAVVGGSVGGMNALDWAARYPDDVRRVAPVAAAGRLDAQCLGLDAIARRAITTDPHWQGGEYYGGPEPDDGLALARQLGHMMYLSKASMERKFGRRSAGRDAHREAFPADPAADFFPYRDVESYLDYQARKFVDRFDANSYLYLTRAMDDYDLAAGYESDADALAAFAGEALLMSFTGDWHFTVAQSERLAEAFRATGEIAHHVVESDHGHDAFLVEPGKVGPPLADFLEDGLAGKSITDTEEDAEDHGDFAPVHASLFPR is encoded by the coding sequence ATGAGCGCCAACCGGGAGATCGCCTCGCTCGGGGAGTTCCGCTTCGAGTGTGGCGAGTCGATCCCCGAGCTCGATGTCGCCTACGAGACCTACGGCGAGTTCGACGGCGACAACTGCGTGCTGGTCTGTCACGCCCTCACAGGGAGCGCCCACGTCGCCGGCTCCTTCCGCGAGGGCTCGTCGGATCAGGCCTCGGCGTGGTGGGAGGACATCGTCGGGCCGGGCAAGGCGATCGACACCGCCGAGTACTACGTCGTCTGTGCGAACGTCCCCGGCTCGTGTTACGGCTCCTCGGGCCCCGCCAGCGAGAACCCCGAGACGGGCGAGCCCTACGGTCCCGACTTCCCGCCCGTGACCGTCGGCGACTGGACGCGCGCCCAGCGCGCGCTGCTCGACCATCTGGGCGTCGGCCGCCTGCACGCCGTCGTCGGCGGCTCGGTGGGCGGGATGAACGCGCTGGACTGGGCCGCCCGGTACCCCGACGACGTGCGCCGGGTCGCGCCCGTCGCGGCCGCCGGCCGGCTCGACGCCCAGTGTCTCGGGCTCGACGCCATCGCGCGACGGGCGATCACCACCGACCCTCACTGGCAGGGCGGCGAGTACTACGGCGGGCCCGAGCCCGACGACGGGCTGGCGCTCGCGCGCCAGCTGGGTCACATGATGTACCTCTCGAAGGCCTCGATGGAGCGGAAGTTCGGCCGCCGCTCGGCGGGCCGGGACGCCCACCGCGAGGCGTTCCCCGCCGACCCCGCCGCGGACTTCTTCCCGTATCGCGACGTCGAGTCGTACCTCGACTACCAGGCCCGGAAGTTCGTCGACCGCTTCGACGCCAACAGCTACCTCTATCTGACGCGGGCGATGGACGACTACGACCTCGCGGCGGGCTACGAGTCCGACGCCGACGCGCTCGCGGCCTTTGCCGGTGAGGCCTTACTGATGAGCTTCACCGGCGACTGGCACTTCACCGTCGCCCAGTCCGAGCGCCTGGCGGAAGCGTTCCGCGCTACCGGCGAGATCGCCCACCACGTCGTCGAATCCGACCACGGCCACGACGCCTTCCTCGTCGAGCCGGGAAAGGTAGGGCCGCCGCTCGCGGACTTCCTCGAGGACGGCCTCGCCGGAAAATCGATCACGGACACGGAGGAGGACGCCGAGGACCACGGCGACTTCGCGCCCGTCCACGCGAGCCTCTTCCCGCGCTGA
- a CDS encoding vanadium-dependent haloperoxidase: MSAEQDRTEEETKDGAKADISSKRRRVLGGIGAAGLASIFGIGAGSTGAAATSDGGGSDGMMDGTDRLETAYEKRMELVEKLQERGMPSMEEREKADDEDAYPSKIAMFTKGLPHADDGTPDRGAYDHLTEALDTGDPELFETIPQGGHREFIEPQGAYSVELMGPDPHSLTIKDAPPAFDSDQQVGEMIELYWQSLARDVPFREYEDSELIQAAADELEDTPGYNGPTDPKYLFHADLDGVEKGPYLSQFLLKDAPLSVHEISQDIITLKERDYVTDYDEWLANMRGQTPGPEDESGHHDGEIADSLTDHRKYMSSGRDLAACVERDMVFQPYMIAVMVLMGRPVDGVVSDPEELFGDYHPYADSDTQVGFLDFGREGIMDLVSGIGQPAHVASWVQKWLVHRRARPEEYGGLVEATVNDDIDADHPVPVEKFEEYEVFDRIYEENGSHVLTQAYPEGAPLHPAYPGGHSTVSAACSTVLKAVFNEDYVIEDPVQPTADGEELEPYEGEELTIRSELNKLASNVNYGGRQFAGVHFRSDHDAGMALGQELAIQYLEDAAMRFHDELDFDGWTFTDFDGNTVHID; encoded by the coding sequence ATGAGCGCAGAACAGGATCGAACCGAAGAGGAGACGAAGGACGGTGCGAAAGCGGATATCTCATCGAAGCGGAGGCGGGTGCTTGGCGGGATCGGGGCGGCCGGGCTCGCGAGCATCTTCGGGATCGGGGCCGGCTCGACGGGGGCCGCCGCCACGAGCGACGGTGGGGGAAGCGACGGGATGATGGACGGGACCGACCGACTGGAGACGGCCTACGAGAAGCGCATGGAGCTCGTCGAGAAGCTCCAGGAGCGGGGGATGCCCTCGATGGAGGAGCGGGAGAAGGCCGACGACGAGGACGCCTACCCCTCGAAGATCGCGATGTTCACGAAGGGCCTGCCCCACGCCGACGACGGCACCCCCGACCGGGGGGCCTACGACCACTTGACCGAGGCCCTCGATACCGGCGACCCGGAGCTCTTCGAGACCATCCCGCAGGGCGGCCACCGCGAGTTCATCGAGCCCCAGGGCGCCTACAGCGTCGAGCTGATGGGGCCCGACCCGCACTCGCTCACCATCAAGGACGCGCCGCCGGCCTTCGACTCCGACCAGCAGGTTGGCGAGATGATCGAGCTCTACTGGCAGTCGCTCGCCCGTGACGTCCCGTTCCGGGAGTACGAGGACAGCGAGCTGATCCAGGCGGCCGCCGACGAGCTCGAGGACACCCCCGGCTACAACGGGCCGACCGACCCGAAATACCTCTTTCATGCCGATCTCGACGGCGTCGAGAAGGGGCCGTATCTCTCGCAGTTCCTGCTGAAGGACGCCCCCCTGAGCGTCCACGAGATCAGCCAGGACATCATCACGCTGAAGGAACGCGACTACGTCACCGACTACGACGAGTGGCTCGCGAACATGCGCGGCCAGACGCCGGGCCCCGAGGACGAGTCGGGCCACCACGACGGCGAGATCGCCGACTCGCTCACCGACCACCGCAAGTACATGAGCTCGGGGCGCGATCTGGCGGCCTGCGTCGAGCGGGACATGGTGTTCCAGCCGTACATGATCGCCGTGATGGTGCTGATGGGCCGGCCCGTCGACGGCGTCGTCAGCGACCCCGAGGAGCTCTTCGGCGACTACCACCCGTACGCCGACAGCGACACCCAGGTCGGCTTCCTCGACTTCGGTCGCGAGGGCATCATGGATCTCGTCAGCGGCATCGGCCAGCCCGCCCACGTCGCCTCGTGGGTCCAGAAGTGGCTGGTTCACCGGCGCGCGCGCCCCGAGGAGTACGGCGGGCTCGTCGAGGCGACCGTCAACGACGACATCGACGCCGACCACCCGGTACCGGTCGAGAAGTTCGAGGAGTACGAGGTCTTCGACCGGATCTACGAGGAGAACGGCTCGCACGTCCTCACGCAGGCGTATCCCGAGGGCGCGCCGCTGCACCCCGCCTACCCCGGCGGGCACTCGACGGTCTCGGCGGCGTGTTCGACCGTGCTGAAGGCCGTCTTCAACGAGGACTACGTCATCGAGGACCCCGTCCAGCCGACCGCGGACGGCGAGGAGCTCGAGCCCTACGAGGGCGAGGAGCTGACGATCCGCAGCGAGCTGAACAAGCTCGCGTCGAACGTCAACTACGGCGGCCGGCAGTTCGCGGGCGTCCACTTCCGCTCGGACCACGACGCCGGAATGGCGCTGGGCCAGGAGCTCGCGATCCAGTACCTGGAGGACGCCGCGATGCGCTTCCACGACGAGCTCGACTTCGACGGCTGGACGTTCACGGACTTCGACGGCAACACCGTTCACATCGACTGA
- a CDS encoding nucleoside hydrolase: protein MSLLIDTDPGCDDALALLLALESDLDVAGLTTVAGNAPIEDTTRNTLALLEFLDRDRPVARGAERPLVKRQDTAEFIHGENGLKGELPDPTCEPIDISGAEFIVEKAREDGNLTIAAIGPLTNLALALGIEPDLPEFLDEVLVMGGAVYAPGNRTPAAEANLHADPDAASRVLQSLDPTFVGLGVTARATIDPATLDLPGRRGETVESWLTYYPEDVRERYGLEHSPIHDAAVIAHLTDGILTTEERALEVDTGEGPCRGALVADEYGVTDEPENGRVATDIDVERFREALGRAIESAV from the coding sequence ACGGACCCCGGCTGCGACGACGCGCTCGCCCTCCTGCTCGCGCTGGAAAGCGATCTCGACGTCGCCGGCCTGACGACCGTCGCCGGCAACGCTCCGATCGAGGACACCACTCGAAACACGCTGGCGCTGCTCGAGTTCCTCGATCGCGACCGTCCCGTCGCCCGCGGAGCCGAGCGCCCGCTCGTGAAACGCCAGGACACCGCCGAATTCATCCACGGCGAGAACGGGCTGAAGGGCGAACTGCCCGACCCTACCTGCGAACCGATCGACATCTCAGGAGCGGAGTTCATCGTCGAGAAGGCCCGCGAGGACGGAAATCTGACTATCGCCGCGATCGGCCCGCTGACCAATCTCGCGCTGGCACTGGGGATCGAACCCGACTTGCCCGAATTTCTTGACGAGGTGCTCGTCATGGGCGGGGCGGTCTACGCGCCGGGCAACCGCACGCCCGCGGCGGAGGCGAACCTCCACGCCGACCCCGACGCCGCGAGCCGCGTCCTCCAGTCGCTCGACCCCACGTTCGTCGGGCTGGGCGTCACCGCGCGGGCGACGATCGACCCCGCCACGCTGGACCTCCCGGGTCGGCGCGGCGAGACGGTGGAGTCGTGGCTCACCTACTACCCCGAGGACGTCCGCGAGCGCTACGGACTCGAGCACTCGCCGATCCACGACGCGGCGGTGATCGCGCATCTCACCGACGGCATCCTTACGACCGAGGAGCGCGCGCTGGAGGTCGACACCGGAGAGGGTCCCTGCCGGGGCGCGCTGGTCGCCGACGAGTACGGCGTCACCGACGAGCCCGAGAACGGCCGCGTCGCGACCGACATCGACGTCGAGCGGTTCCGCGAGGCGCTGGGCCGGGCGATCGAGTCGGCGGTCTGA
- a CDS encoding MFS transporter gives MSSPRRDRVALASVIFVVMLAQVLLYPGIAELVAALGASTDLDASMWFLVAEFSAFVVCASLWGAASDRAGKRVPFIAVGAAGGAAGYLGLAALPGLVEISFSHVLLIRMLQGATTVAAFSLAMTMLMDLPGGHGKNMGAAGLAIGGGTASGAPLGGQLAGLDPLAPLWAAGFLLLSAVPLLYFVPDRAPEGSRGSMGEIVRGLSRTPALGLPFAFGFVDRMTAGFFALVGTFYFQETFGIGPAETGIVLGMFFAPFALLQYPMGVLSDRIGRTIPIVIGSACFGGAIILVGVVPTLTLAQAGMVLVGVLGAMVSPATMALVTDLAGDDERGASMAGFNIAGSLGFLAGFLVGGTVADTYGYLAAFLVVGGLEVLIAAVCLPLFLRIDIPVEGSFRPE, from the coding sequence GTGAGCTCCCCGAGACGCGACCGCGTCGCCCTGGCGAGCGTTATCTTCGTGGTGATGCTGGCGCAGGTGTTGCTGTACCCGGGGATCGCGGAGCTGGTCGCCGCGCTCGGCGCGAGCACCGATCTCGACGCGAGCATGTGGTTCCTCGTCGCGGAGTTCTCCGCGTTCGTCGTCTGTGCGAGCCTCTGGGGGGCCGCGAGCGACCGGGCGGGTAAGCGAGTGCCCTTCATCGCCGTCGGGGCCGCGGGGGGCGCCGCGGGCTATCTCGGCCTGGCGGCCCTGCCGGGGCTCGTCGAGATCTCCTTCAGCCACGTCCTGTTGATCCGCATGCTCCAGGGCGCGACGACTGTCGCGGCCTTCTCGCTCGCGATGACGATGCTGATGGACCTGCCGGGCGGCCACGGGAAGAACATGGGCGCGGCGGGCCTGGCCATCGGCGGCGGCACCGCCAGCGGCGCGCCGCTCGGCGGCCAGCTCGCCGGGCTCGACCCGCTGGCCCCGCTGTGGGCCGCCGGTTTCCTCCTGCTCTCGGCCGTCCCCCTGTTGTACTTCGTCCCGGATCGGGCCCCCGAGGGCAGCCGGGGTTCGATGGGCGAGATCGTCCGCGGGCTCTCGCGGACGCCCGCGCTCGGGCTGCCCTTCGCCTTCGGGTTCGTCGACCGCATGACCGCCGGCTTCTTCGCGCTCGTTGGCACCTTCTACTTCCAGGAGACGTTCGGGATCGGCCCCGCCGAGACCGGGATCGTCCTCGGGATGTTCTTCGCCCCCTTTGCCCTGCTGCAGTACCCGATGGGCGTGCTCTCCGATCGGATCGGCCGGACGATCCCCATCGTGATCGGCTCGGCGTGTTTCGGCGGCGCGATAATCCTCGTCGGGGTCGTCCCGACGCTGACGCTCGCACAGGCCGGGATGGTCCTCGTCGGTGTGCTCGGCGCGATGGTCTCGCCCGCGACGATGGCGCTGGTGACCGACCTGGCGGGCGACGACGAGCGCGGCGCCTCGATGGCCGGGTTCAACATCGCCGGCAGCCTCGGCTTCCTGGCGGGCTTCCTGGTGGGCGGGACCGTCGCCGACACCTACGGCTACCTCGCGGCGTTCCTCGTCGTCGGCGGCCTCGAGGTGCTGATCGCCGCGGTCTGTCTCCCGCTGTTCCTGCGGATCGACATCCCCGTCGAGGGCTCGTTCCGCCCGGAGTGA
- the serA gene encoding phosphoglycerate dehydrogenase, with translation MRILVTDPIDDAGLETLREAGHEVEIAYGIDGGADLVDALEGVHGLIVRSGTEVTRQVLDSADELMIVGRAGIGVDNIDIDAATEHGVIVANAPQGNVRAAAEHTVAMTFAAARSIPQAHTRLKAGDWAKSDFLGTEVNNKTLGIVGLGRVGQEVAKRLNNLGMELVAYDPYISEDRAEQIGADLVEFEACIERADFVTVHTPLTPETEDLISHEELALLEGGYLINCARGGVVDEAALAEAVAEGTLKGAAIDVFAEEPISPDNPLLDVEDVIVTPHLGASTEAAQENVATSTAEQVLAAFNEEPVLNALNAPSIDKSAFPRVRPYIELAETAGRIAAQLMDERVESVDVTYAGEIAEEEVDLVTASALKGVFSPLEWQVNAVNAPQVAEDRGVDVTETKSHQAENFRSVVTVTVGNGDGETQLGVSGTLFADDDPRIVRIDDYRVDAIPHGHMLVARNYDEPGTIGFIGTVLGENGINIAGMFNAREAIGGEAITVYDLDDEVPDELLADLENDERIIEARYITLDGANTVRTSL, from the coding sequence ATGAGGATTCTCGTTACGGACCCCATCGACGACGCGGGGTTGGAGACGCTGCGCGAGGCCGGCCACGAGGTCGAGATCGCCTACGGGATCGACGGCGGGGCCGACCTCGTGGACGCTCTCGAAGGGGTTCACGGGCTGATCGTCCGCTCGGGCACCGAGGTCACCCGGCAGGTACTCGATAGCGCCGACGAGCTGATGATCGTCGGCCGGGCTGGGATCGGCGTCGACAACATCGACATCGACGCGGCGACCGAACACGGCGTGATCGTCGCCAACGCCCCGCAAGGCAACGTCCGCGCGGCGGCCGAACATACCGTCGCGATGACGTTCGCCGCCGCCCGGTCGATCCCGCAGGCCCACACCAGACTGAAGGCCGGCGACTGGGCGAAAAGCGACTTTCTGGGGACCGAGGTCAACAACAAGACTCTGGGGATCGTCGGTCTCGGCCGGGTCGGCCAGGAGGTCGCGAAACGCCTGAACAACCTCGGGATGGAGCTGGTCGCCTACGACCCCTACATCTCGGAGGACCGCGCCGAACAGATCGGCGCCGACCTCGTCGAGTTCGAGGCGTGCATCGAACGGGCGGACTTCGTGACCGTCCACACCCCGCTGACCCCCGAGACCGAGGACCTCATCAGCCACGAGGAGCTCGCGCTGCTCGAGGGCGGCTACCTGATCAACTGTGCGCGCGGCGGCGTCGTCGACGAGGCCGCGCTGGCCGAGGCCGTCGCCGAGGGCACGCTGAAGGGCGCGGCGATCGACGTCTTCGCCGAGGAGCCGATCTCGCCGGACAACCCGCTTCTCGACGTCGAGGACGTGATCGTCACGCCCCATCTCGGCGCATCGACGGAGGCCGCCCAGGAGAACGTCGCGACCAGCACCGCCGAACAGGTGCTCGCCGCGTTCAACGAGGAGCCGGTCCTCAACGCGCTGAACGCCCCCTCGATCGACAAGAGCGCGTTCCCCCGGGTGCGCCCCTACATCGAGCTCGCCGAGACCGCAGGACGGATCGCCGCCCAACTGATGGACGAACGCGTCGAGAGCGTCGACGTCACGTACGCCGGCGAGATCGCCGAGGAGGAGGTCGACCTCGTCACCGCGAGCGCGCTCAAGGGCGTCTTCTCGCCGCTCGAATGGCAGGTCAACGCCGTCAACGCCCCGCAGGTCGCGGAGGACCGCGGCGTCGACGTCACCGAGACCAAGTCCCACCAGGCCGAGAACTTCCGCAGCGTGGTCACCGTCACGGTCGGCAACGGCGACGGCGAGACCCAGCTCGGGGTTTCCGGCACCCTCTTCGCCGACGACGACCCCCGGATCGTCAGGATCGACGACTACCGAGTGGACGCCATTCCCCACGGGCACATGCTGGTCGCGCGCAACTACGACGAGCCCGGTACCATCGGCTTCATCGGCACCGTGCTCGGCGAGAACGGCATCAACATCGCGGGGATGTTCAACGCCCGTGAGGCGATCGGCGGCGAGGCGATCACCGTCTACGACCTCGACGACGAGGTCCCCGATGAACTGTTGGCGGACCTCGAAAACGACGAGCGGATCATCGAGGCCCGCTACATCACGCTCGACGGCGCGAACACGGTGCGGACCTCGTTGTAA